From Scomber scombrus chromosome 13, fScoSco1.1, whole genome shotgun sequence, a single genomic window includes:
- the LOC133992544 gene encoding tubulin alpha chain-like yields the protein MRECISVHVGQAGVQMGNTCWELYCLEHGIQPDGQMPSHKPIGGHDDSFTTFFSETGAGKYVPRAIFVDLEPTVIDEVRTGTYRQLFHPEQLISGKEDAANNYARGHYTIGKEIIDSVLDRIRKLADQCTGLQGFLVFHSFGGGTGSGFTSLLMERLSVDFGKKSKLEFAIYPAPQVSTAVVEPYNSILTTHTTLEHSDCAFMVDNEAIYDICRRNLDIERPSYTNLNRLISQIVSSITASLRFDGALNVDLTEFQTNLVPYPRIHFPLATYAPVISAEKAYHEQLSVAEITNACFEPANQMVKCDPRHGKYMACCLLYRGDVVPKDVNVAIAAIKTKRSIQFVDWCPTGFKVGINYQPPTVVPGGDLAKVQRAVCMLSNTTAIAEAWARLDHKFDLMYAKRAFVHWYVGEGMEEGEFSEAREDMAALEKDYEEVGIDSFEEDEEGEEY from the exons ATG CGTGAATGCATCTCTGTCCATGTAGGCCAGGCTGGTGTCCAGATGGGGAACACCTGTTGGGAGCTCTACTGTCTGGAGCACGGTATCCAGCCAGACGGCCAGATGCCCAGCCACAAGCCTATAGGAGGCCATGATGACTCTTTCACTACCTTCTTCAGTGAGACGGGGGCTGGGAAGTATGTCCCCAGAGCAATCTTTGTTGACCTGGAACCCACGGTTATTG ATGAGGTGCGCACAGGAACATACCGCCAGCTCTTCCACCCTGAGCAGTTGATCTCAGGAAAGGAGGACGCAGCCAACAACTACGCCCGTGGACACTACACTATCGGCAAGGAGATCATTGACTCTGTCCTTGATAGGATCCGTAAACTG GCTGATCAATGTACTGGTCTCCAAGGCTTCCTGGTCTTCCACTCCTTTGGTGGAGGCACTGGCTCTGGTTTCACCTCTCTGCTAATGGAGAGACTCTCAGTTGACTTTGGCAAAAAGTCTAAACTTGAATTTGCTATCTACCCAGCCCCTCAGGTCTCCACAGCTGTAGTGGAGCCCTACAACTCCATCCTGACCACCCACACCACCCTGGAGCACTCTGACTGTGCCTTCATGGTGGACAATGAAGCCATCTATGACATCTGCCGCAGGAACCTTGATATTGAACGCCCGTCCTACACCAACCTGAACAGGCTCATCAGTCAAATTGTGTCTTCAATCACAGCTTCACTTCGCTTTGATGGAGCCCTGAATGTTGACCTGACAGAGTTCCAGACCAACTTGGTGCCCTACCCTCGTATCCACTTCCCTCTGGCCACCTACGCCCCTGTCATCTCTGCTGAAAAAGCCTACCATGAGCAACTGTCTGTTGCAGAGATCACCAACGCCTGCTTTGAGCCAGCTAACCAGATGGTGAAGTGTGATCCTCGTCATGGCAAATACATGGCCTGCTGTCTGCTGTATCGTGGTGATGTGGTGCCCAAAGATGTAAATGTGGCCATTGCTGCCATCAAGACCAAACGCAGCATCCAGTTTGTGGACTGGTGTCCCACAGGCTTCAAGGTGGGTATTAACTACCAGCCTCCAACAGTGGTTCCTGGAGGAGATCTGGCCAAGGTTCAGAGGGCTGTGTGTATGCTGAGCAACACCACAGCCATCGCTGAGGCCTGGGCTCGTCTCGACCACAAGTTTGACCTCATGTATGCCAAGAGGGCCTTTGTCCACTGGTATGTTGGGgagggaatggaggaaggagagtTCTCAGAGGCCAGAGAAGACATGGCTGCCCTGGAGAAGGATTATGAAGAGGTGGGGATTGACTCATttgaagaggatgaggagggagaggaatATTAG